Sequence from the Streptomyces sp. NBC_00358 genome:
GCCCGCGAGGGCCTCGTCGTGGACGTCCGCGAGAACCGCGGCGGCCACACCTCCCAGCTCGTGGTGGAGAAGCTCGCCCGGCGGATCGTCGGCTGGGACCTGCCCCGCGGCCTGCGCCCCTACAGCTACCCGGAGGACGCGCCGCGCGGCCCCGTCGTCGCCGTCGCCAACGAGTTCTCCGGCTCCGACGGCGACATCGTCAACGCGGCGATCAAGGCGCTGGGCATCGGACCGGTGGTCGGCACCCGCACCTGGGGCGGTGTCATCGGCATCGACAGCCGCTACCGCCTCGTCGACGGCACCTCCGTCACCCAGCCCAAGTACGCCTTCTGGATGGAGGGTTACGAGTGGAGCGTCGAGAACCACGGCGTCGATCCCGACGTCGAGGTCGTCCAGACGCCGCAGGACCACGCGGCCGGGCGCGACACCCAGCTCGACGAGGCCATCAGGATCGCGCTGGCCGCGCTGGAGGAGAACCCGGCGAAGACCGCGCCCGCGCTGCCGCCGCTGTGACCGGCGCGGGCGGCTCGCGAGCGGACGGCGACGCGAGCCGCCCGCGAGCCGACCGGCCCGTCGGGCCGCTAGCATGCGGAGGTAATGATCGGCTGGCGTGAGGAGGCACACGCATGGCGCAGGAGCCGAGGCGGGACGAGGGCGGGGAACCGCAGGACGACTGTCTGTTCTGCAAGATCGTGGCGGGGCACATCCCGGCGACCCTGGTGCGCGAGAGCGACACGACCGTGGCGTTCCGCGACATCAACCCACAGGCACCGACCCACATCCTGGTCATCCCCCGGGTGCACTACCGGGACGCGGCCTCCCTGGCCGCCGCCGAACCCGCCGTCGCCGCCGACCTGTTGCGTGAGGCCGGCGAGGTCGCGGTCGAGGAGAAGCTGGAGAGCTACCGCATCGTGTTCAACACGGGCAGCGGTGCCGGACAGACCGTGTTCCACGCGCACGCCCACCTCCTGGGCGGCCGCGGCATGCAGTGGCCGCCGGGATAACCGGCCTTGTCCGCACGTGAACTGGTCGTCCTCGGCACCGCCAGCCAGGTCCCGACCCGGCACCGCAACCACAACGGCTATCTGCTGCGCTGGGACGGCGAGGGTCTCCTCTTCGACCCCGGCGAGGGCACCCAGCGCCAGATGCTGCGTGCCGGGGTCGCCGCGCACGACCTGAACCGCATCTGCGTCACCCACTTCCACGGCGACCACGCGCTCGGACTCGGTGGGGTGATCCAGCGCATCAACCTCGACCGGGTACCGCACGAGGTGACCGCGCACTACCCGCTCTCCGGACAGCACTTCTTCGAGCGCCTGCGCTACGCCACCGCCTACCGCGAGACCGCCCGGCTCACCGAGGCGCCGGTCGGGGACGACGGCGTCCTCGTCACGACCCCCGCGTACACCCTTGAGGCCCGCAGGCTCTCCCACCCCGTCGAATCCTTCGGGTACCGGCTGGTCGAACCGGACGGGCGGCGGATGCTGCCGGAGCGGCTCGCCGAGCACGGGATCAAGGGGTCCGACGTCGGGGCGCTGCAACGGGAGGGCTCGCTGCGGGGCGTCACGCTCGACGACGTCAGCGAGGTCCGGCGCGGACAGCGGTTCGCGTTCGTCATGGACACCCGGCTGTGCGAGGGCGTGGACGCGCTCGCCGAGGACTGCGACCTGCTCGTCATCGAGTCGACCTTCCTGGACGGTGACCACCAACTGGCCGCCGACCACGGGCATCTGACGGCAGGTCAGGCGGGCCGGGTGGCCAAGGAGGCGGGCGTACGGCACCTCGTGCTCACCCACTTCAGCCAGCGCTACTCCGACCCCGGCGAGTTCGAGCGCGAGGCCCGCGCCGCGGGCTTCGACGGGGAGCTGACGGTGGCGCACGACCTGGTGAGGGTGCCGGTCCCGAAGCGACGGTGAGAGCGGCAGCGGGGCGACGGAAGCGATGCGGTGTCGGGAAGGTGCCGGTTTCGGTGTGCCGGGGGATCGACCGTACGATGCTTCGATGTCCCTCCCCAAGGCTGAACTGCACCTCCACATCGAAGGCACCCTCGAACCCGAGCTGGCCTTCGCGCTCGCCGCGCGCAACGGCGTCACGCTGCCGTACGCGGACACCGAGGAACTGCGCAAGGCGTATCTCTTCGACGACCTCCAGACGTTCCTGAACCTGTACTACGAGCTGATGGCCGTCCTGCGGACGGAAGCGGACTTCGCCGACCTGGCCGACGCCTACCTCGCCCGCGCCGCAGCCCAGGGAGTACGGCACGCGGAGATCTTCTTCGACCCGCAGGCGCACATCGCCCGGGGCGTGCCGATGGGGACGGTCGTCGAAGGCCTGTGGCGGGCGCTCGGGCGCAGCGAGGAGACCCACGGAGTCTCCACCCAGCTGATCATGTGCTTCCTGCGCGACGAGTCCGCCGAGTCCGCCATGGACACCCTTCAGGCCGCGAAGCCCTACCTCGACCGGATCGTCGGCATCGGCCTCGACTCCGCCGAGGTCGGCCACCCGCCGGTCAAGTTCCGAGCGGTGTACGAGGCCGCCGCCGAGCTCGGTCTGCGCCGCGTCGCGCACGCGGGCGAGGAGGGGCCGCCGTCGTACATCACCGAGGCCCTCGACGTCCTCGGCGTCGAGCGCATCGACCACGGGCTGCGCTGCATGGAGGACCCCGAGCTCGTCGAACGCCTGGTCCGGGAGCGGGTGCCGCTGACCCTGTGCCCGCTGTCGAACGTACGGCTGCGCGCCGTCGACGTCCTGGCGGAGCACCCGCTGCCCGCCATGCTGGACGCCGGGCTGCTGTGCACGGTCAACTCCGACGACCCCGCCTACTTCGGCGGGTACGCCGGTGACAACTTCCACGCGGTGCGCGAGGCCCTCGGTCTCGGGGAGGACCGGCTGCGGGAGCTGGCCCGCAACTCGTTCGAGGCGTCCTTCCTGGAGCACGACGAGGAGCGGCGGGCACGCTACATCGCCGAGGTCGACGCGTACGAGTTCGCGTAGCCCGGCCATGTCCGTGAGCTCGTGAGCTCGTGAGTCCGCGCGTCTGCCCGGTCGCCGACCGGGGGACGGACGGCAGGACGGCGGACGGAC
This genomic interval carries:
- a CDS encoding histidine triad nucleotide-binding protein; this encodes MAQEPRRDEGGEPQDDCLFCKIVAGHIPATLVRESDTTVAFRDINPQAPTHILVIPRVHYRDAASLAAAEPAVAADLLREAGEVAVEEKLESYRIVFNTGSGAGQTVFHAHAHLLGGRGMQWPPG
- a CDS encoding ribonuclease Z, with the translated sequence MSARELVVLGTASQVPTRHRNHNGYLLRWDGEGLLFDPGEGTQRQMLRAGVAAHDLNRICVTHFHGDHALGLGGVIQRINLDRVPHEVTAHYPLSGQHFFERLRYATAYRETARLTEAPVGDDGVLVTTPAYTLEARRLSHPVESFGYRLVEPDGRRMLPERLAEHGIKGSDVGALQREGSLRGVTLDDVSEVRRGQRFAFVMDTRLCEGVDALAEDCDLLVIESTFLDGDHQLAADHGHLTAGQAGRVAKEAGVRHLVLTHFSQRYSDPGEFEREARAAGFDGELTVAHDLVRVPVPKRR
- a CDS encoding adenosine deaminase, translated to MSLPKAELHLHIEGTLEPELAFALAARNGVTLPYADTEELRKAYLFDDLQTFLNLYYELMAVLRTEADFADLADAYLARAAAQGVRHAEIFFDPQAHIARGVPMGTVVEGLWRALGRSEETHGVSTQLIMCFLRDESAESAMDTLQAAKPYLDRIVGIGLDSAEVGHPPVKFRAVYEAAAELGLRRVAHAGEEGPPSYITEALDVLGVERIDHGLRCMEDPELVERLVRERVPLTLCPLSNVRLRAVDVLAEHPLPAMLDAGLLCTVNSDDPAYFGGYAGDNFHAVREALGLGEDRLRELARNSFEASFLEHDEERRARYIAEVDAYEFA